The Sediminispirochaeta bajacaliforniensis DSM 16054 genome has a segment encoding these proteins:
- a CDS encoding thiamine pyrophosphate-dependent enzyme yields MESKGAGYEVIYKRPEAMTDAKTIYCPGCGHGIIHKLLAESIDELGVREETILIAPVGCSVLAYNYIDVDGCEAAHGRAPAVATGIKRVHPDKMVISYQGDGDLLAIGTAETIHAANRGENITVIFVNNAIYGMTGGQMAPTTMVGQVTKTTPFGRDANDVGFPIRACEMINTLECPVFIERVSVFDVKQIVKAKKAIKKALTNQKEGKGYSFVEVLSMCPTNWGVKPQVAADWVRDVMVPYYPLGNFRDR; encoded by the coding sequence ATGGAAAGTAAAGGCGCCGGATACGAAGTCATATACAAACGGCCTGAGGCCATGACCGATGCGAAAACAATCTATTGTCCCGGATGCGGTCACGGTATCATCCACAAATTACTTGCCGAGAGCATCGATGAATTGGGAGTTCGGGAAGAGACGATCCTGATTGCTCCTGTCGGCTGCTCCGTCCTCGCGTATAACTATATCGACGTGGATGGCTGTGAGGCGGCTCACGGCCGGGCCCCGGCCGTTGCAACGGGGATCAAACGGGTTCACCCCGATAAAATGGTTATCTCATATCAGGGCGACGGAGATCTCTTGGCAATCGGAACTGCCGAGACGATCCATGCCGCGAACCGCGGTGAGAATATCACGGTAATCTTTGTCAACAACGCCATCTACGGCATGACCGGCGGGCAGATGGCGCCTACCACCATGGTGGGACAGGTAACAAAGACGACTCCCTTTGGACGGGACGCGAACGATGTCGGTTTTCCCATTCGGGCCTGTGAGATGATAAACACCCTTGAGTGCCCGGTTTTTATCGAGCGGGTGAGTGTCTTTGATGTAAAGCAGATCGTAAAGGCAAAGAAAGCGATCAAGAAAGCGTTGACGAACCAGAAAGAGGGAAAGGGATATTCCTTTGTCGAGGTCCTTTCTATGTGCCCCACAAACTGGGGTGTTAAGCCGCAGGTAGCTGCAGACTGGGTACGGGACGTCATGGTTCCTTACTATCCCCTCGGCAATTTTCGTGATCGTTAG
- a CDS encoding 2-oxoacid:acceptor oxidoreductase family protein: MKEEIVFAGFGGQGVLLMGKLLCVAAMEEGKYVSHIPSYGAEMRGGTANCQVVISDEEVASPIVAHPSIAVVLNTPSFAKFEPKLKNGGLLLYNSSLVDLRSERTDITVVDVAANNIAEDAGSGRAANMAAIGKLLKLKPGLCSLEGVIQALEKVVSARNKKLNEVNEKVLKAGFAA, encoded by the coding sequence ATGAAGGAAGAGATCGTTTTTGCCGGATTTGGTGGTCAGGGTGTTTTGCTCATGGGGAAATTGCTCTGTGTGGCGGCAATGGAAGAGGGCAAGTATGTGAGTCACATTCCCTCGTATGGTGCGGAGATGCGCGGGGGTACGGCGAACTGCCAGGTCGTCATCTCGGATGAGGAGGTTGCAAGCCCTATTGTCGCCCATCCCTCCATTGCGGTGGTACTCAATACCCCTTCTTTTGCCAAATTTGAACCGAAGCTAAAGAACGGCGGGCTTTTGCTCTACAATTCGAGCCTGGTCGACCTCCGCTCCGAGCGCACGGACATCACGGTTGTTGATGTGGCGGCGAACAATATTGCCGAGGACGCCGGAAGCGGCAGAGCTGCAAACATGGCGGCGATCGGTAAGCTGTTGAAGCTCAAGCCCGGTCTTTGCAGCCTCGAAGGGGTGATACAGGCCCTTGAAAAGGTGGTATCGGCACGAAATAAAAAGCTCAATGAAGTAAACGAAAAGGTCCTCAAGGCTGGTTTTGCCGCATAG
- a CDS encoding fasciclin domain-containing protein yields the protein MRKKPSPIVFLVVLSILPSFSLFAAGRQEKTSRGESAVHFTSKSLVKILEERNDVTFIASALRQSGLAKQMAELDGYTLFVPTDDVIARLPERARKALSSDPQALLDVLTAQMVKGIVTVEELRKRPSVETLSGIRLQVGSRNGRITIADSDLISEDLFGNGFLVHVVTGIIVPGIKL from the coding sequence ATGCGGAAAAAACCATCACCAATTGTTTTTCTTGTTGTCCTAAGCATACTTCCTTCCTTTTCGCTTTTTGCTGCAGGCAGGCAGGAAAAAACTTCCAGAGGAGAGTCCGCTGTTCATTTTACTTCGAAAAGTCTTGTAAAAATCCTTGAGGAAAGGAACGATGTTACATTTATTGCTTCCGCATTACGCCAAAGCGGTCTTGCAAAGCAGATGGCAGAACTTGACGGATACACCCTTTTTGTTCCTACCGACGATGTGATTGCACGTTTGCCTGAACGGGCGAGGAAAGCTCTCTCTTCGGATCCCCAGGCGCTTTTGGATGTTCTTACCGCGCAGATGGTAAAGGGGATTGTTACCGTCGAAGAGTTGAGGAAGCGACCGAGCGTAGAAACGCTATCAGGTATCCGCCTTCAGGTTGGAAGCCGAAACGGGCGGATTACCATTGCCGATTCCGACCTCATAAGCGAGGACCTTTTCGGCAATGGCTTCCTTGTTCATGTGGTGACGGGAATCATTGTTCCCGGTATCAAGCTTTGA
- a CDS encoding tryptophanase, producing the protein MANQSIPSTTVRFSSGIDIPLELHKVRVVQKLYLLPIEERLRAIREAGFNSFLLSTRDTYLDMLTDSGCNAMSDRQHAAMMVADDAYAGSQSYDRMAAKVLELFGKQFILPVHQGRAAENIVSRAFVRPGHHIPMNYHFTTTKAHIELNGGTLHEIYTDEALKVKSDHPFKGNMDIEKLRKLIAEVGTSVIPFIRLEASTNLIGGQPFSMENMRQVREVADQTGLMIVLDASLIGENAWFIKQREEGYSQKSMGDIIGEMSDLADLVYFSARKLSSSRGGVICTAKEELYEQMRDLVPLYEGFLTYGGMSVREIEAMAVGLEETLDDQMICQSPSFIDYFVRKVDSLGIPVVTPAGALGAHIDAGSFLSHLPQNDYPAGALVAAFYLVSGIRGMERGTISSVRLDDGSDMLADIELMRLAFPRRVFTLSQVEYAVDRLHWLYRNRELVGGLEWDLEPKVLRFFVGRLKAKGDWPERLMAKFRADFGDSL; encoded by the coding sequence ATGGCGAATCAAAGCATTCCGTCAACGACGGTACGGTTTAGTAGCGGGATAGATATCCCCCTGGAGCTTCACAAGGTACGAGTTGTTCAAAAGCTCTACCTGCTCCCAATCGAAGAGCGGCTTCGCGCAATCAGAGAGGCAGGCTTTAACTCGTTTCTTTTAAGCACGCGGGATACTTATCTTGATATGCTTACCGATTCCGGCTGTAATGCCATGAGTGACCGCCAGCATGCCGCGATGATGGTTGCGGACGATGCCTATGCCGGTAGCCAGAGTTACGACCGCATGGCGGCCAAAGTGCTTGAACTCTTCGGCAAGCAGTTTATCCTGCCTGTTCACCAGGGCCGCGCGGCTGAAAACATCGTCAGCAGGGCCTTTGTTCGCCCCGGCCACCATATTCCCATGAACTATCATTTTACTACCACCAAGGCACACATCGAACTGAACGGCGGAACCTTGCATGAGATCTACACCGATGAGGCCCTTAAGGTGAAAAGTGATCACCCCTTCAAGGGGAATATGGATATCGAGAAGCTTCGAAAGCTCATTGCCGAAGTCGGAACATCCGTGATTCCCTTCATACGCCTCGAGGCCTCGACCAATCTGATCGGCGGACAGCCCTTTTCCATGGAAAATATGCGCCAGGTGCGTGAAGTCGCCGACCAGACAGGGCTTATGATTGTTCTCGATGCAAGTCTTATCGGTGAGAATGCCTGGTTCATTAAGCAGCGCGAGGAAGGCTACAGCCAAAAAAGTATGGGAGATATCATTGGCGAGATGTCGGACCTTGCCGATCTTGTCTACTTTTCCGCCCGAAAGCTCTCCTCAAGCCGCGGGGGTGTTATCTGTACTGCCAAAGAGGAGCTCTACGAGCAGATGAGGGACCTGGTCCCTTTGTACGAGGGCTTTCTTACCTACGGCGGCATGTCTGTCAGAGAGATCGAGGCGATGGCGGTTGGGCTCGAAGAGACCCTTGACGACCAGATGATCTGTCAGTCTCCCTCCTTTATCGACTACTTTGTTCGTAAGGTCGATAGCCTGGGCATTCCGGTAGTGACCCCTGCCGGGGCTCTCGGCGCCCATATCGATGCCGGAAGCTTCCTCTCTCATTTGCCCCAGAACGATTACCCGGCCGGTGCCCTGGTCGCCGCTTTTTATCTTGTCTCCGGCATCCGCGGGATGGAGCGTGGAACCATCAGCAGTGTTCGCTTGGATGACGGCAGCGATATGCTTGCGGATATCGAGTTGATGCGCCTTGCTTTTCCCCGGCGGGTTTTTACCCTCAGTCAGGTTGAATACGCGGTGGATAGGCTGCATTGGCTCTATCGGAATAGGGAACTGGTCGGCGGCCTTGAGTGGGATCTGGAGCCGAAGGTTCTGCGCTTCTTTGTCGGCCGCCTGAAGGCAAAGGGCGATTGGCCTGAAAGGTTGATGGCGAAGTTCCGTGCCGATTTCGGCGACAGCCTGTAA
- a CDS encoding ATP-binding cassette domain-containing protein, translated as MALIGVQNLTISFGGPPLLDGIDLQIEEGDRLCLLGRNGAGKSTFMKALAALIPSDDGKIARRKGLSTAYLSQDFPDDFSGPALEFVMGGVGERRLAAEQSLTLLGVPAEQNVSSLSGGQKRRVLLAQVLAAGADLLLLDEPTNHLDIDTILKLEDFLLRRVKSVVFVTHDRSFARQLANRVAEIDRGKLYSFSCSYDEFLSRRDELLEAERRAWEVFDKKLAGEEAWLRRGIRARRTRNEGRVKALMQMRDAYRQRRERSGHARMEIHTGERSGDIVIKTKNLTFGYDSVLPIVKDFSTVIERGDRVGIVGPNGSGKTTLLRLLLGQLEPLSGSVRLGTNVIPLFFDQLRGDLDPDKTVAENVADGFDTVTLNGRKRHIIGYLRDFLFSEERAKSPVAHLSGGERNRLLLARLFARPSNLLIFDEPTNDLDVDTLELLEELLQEYEGTLLLVSHDRSFLDNVVTDCLVFTGDGQIAELAGGYADWANSPLFDSVREKGEDKESEPKGEKPKTRDKVKLTFKQHRELEALPDAISALEEEQETIHKRLSDPELYKNGDEDPSLLTKRLEELDGELATAYQRWEELDAIDQAERA; from the coding sequence ATGGCACTCATCGGCGTACAGAATTTGACTATCTCCTTTGGTGGTCCTCCGCTTCTCGACGGCATTGATCTCCAGATTGAAGAAGGAGACAGACTTTGCCTGCTCGGGCGAAACGGCGCGGGGAAATCGACCTTTATGAAGGCTTTGGCCGCTCTTATACCATCGGACGATGGAAAGATCGCGCGGCGGAAGGGGCTTTCCACCGCTTACCTTTCCCAGGATTTTCCCGATGATTTTTCAGGTCCCGCTTTGGAGTTCGTGATGGGGGGAGTTGGCGAACGCCGGCTTGCGGCAGAGCAGAGTTTAACCCTGCTGGGAGTACCTGCCGAGCAGAATGTATCCTCTTTGTCCGGGGGCCAGAAGCGCAGGGTCCTCCTTGCGCAGGTTCTTGCTGCCGGGGCCGATCTGTTGCTTCTTGATGAACCGACAAACCACCTTGATATCGATACCATTCTCAAACTCGAGGATTTTTTACTGCGCCGGGTCAAGAGTGTGGTCTTTGTTACCCACGATCGTTCCTTTGCCAGGCAACTGGCTAACCGTGTTGCCGAGATCGATAGGGGAAAACTGTATAGCTTCAGCTGTTCTTATGATGAGTTCCTCAGTCGCAGGGACGAGCTGCTGGAGGCAGAGCGTCGTGCCTGGGAGGTCTTTGATAAAAAGCTTGCCGGAGAAGAGGCGTGGCTACGGCGTGGGATTCGGGCCAGGCGGACCCGTAACGAGGGGAGAGTCAAGGCCCTGATGCAGATGCGCGATGCCTACCGTCAGCGGCGGGAACGAAGTGGTCATGCCCGGATGGAAATCCATACAGGTGAACGCAGCGGCGATATCGTCATCAAAACAAAGAACCTCACCTTCGGCTACGACTCTGTACTTCCCATCGTAAAAGACTTTTCGACCGTCATAGAGCGTGGAGACCGGGTCGGTATCGTCGGCCCAAACGGCTCGGGAAAAACCACCCTGCTTCGCCTCCTTCTCGGCCAGTTGGAGCCTCTAAGCGGAAGCGTTCGCCTCGGCACCAATGTCATCCCGCTCTTCTTTGATCAGCTTCGCGGGGACCTCGATCCGGACAAAACGGTGGCGGAGAACGTTGCCGACGGATTTGACACCGTAACGCTAAACGGTAGAAAGCGGCACATCATCGGATATCTCAGGGATTTTCTCTTTTCCGAGGAACGGGCAAAAAGCCCCGTGGCCCACCTTTCCGGAGGCGAAAGGAACAGGTTGCTCCTTGCCCGGCTTTTTGCGCGGCCCTCGAATCTTCTTATCTTTGACGAACCCACGAACGATCTCGATGTGGATACCCTGGAGCTTCTCGAAGAGCTTCTCCAGGAGTACGAAGGGACCCTTCTTCTGGTAAGCCACGACCGATCGTTTCTCGATAATGTGGTAACCGATTGTCTCGTCTTTACCGGGGACGGACAGATTGCAGAACTTGCCGGCGGCTATGCCGACTGGGCCAATTCTCCGCTGTTTGATTCGGTCCGTGAAAAGGGTGAAGATAAGGAGTCGGAGCCAAAGGGCGAAAAGCCGAAAACCCGCGATAAGGTAAAACTCACGTTCAAGCAGCACCGGGAACTGGAGGCCCTTCCCGATGCCATTTCCGCTTTGGAAGAAGAACAGGAAACCATCCATAAACGGCTCTCCGACCCTGAACTCTATAAAAACG